TTGTTCTCCTATACTTATTAATTATTACTTCCTTCTTACGAAGTTTGCTCGCCCTCGACAACCAAGGGGTACCCCCCGCAGGTACCTCAACGGGGGGAACCCCCGCAACGCACGGCGGCTTTTGAGACAGAGTACTCTTTCTCAAAACGCGCCTTAACTTCGCGCTACTTCTTACTTCCTACTTATCACTTCCCCCAACCCAGCAAGGTCAGGCACTCCCATACGTTCTTTTAAATGCTCTGCTACGCGAATGGCATTGGCAATAATAGTTAAAGTGGGATTTACTCCAGAGTGGGAAGGAAAGAAACTACCATCGACTACATAGAGGTTGTCTACATCATGAGTACGGCAGTTGATGTCTAAAACAGAAGTTTGGGGATCTACGCCAAAGCGACAAGTACCGCACTGATGAGCTACCGCCGACAGTGGTAAATAGTTGCGGGGATAAATACCAAAGGGAATAACGTGCTTGGTGCTGCGCTCTACTGCCTTGAGAATTGAAGTCCAGCGATAGATCAAGCGATCTCTGGCTTCCGTATTGTTAGGGGTATAGTCTAAATGCAGCTTACCATTTATCCACTGCACGCGATTATTAGGAACGGGCAAATCTTCGGTTTGCAACCACCAGCCTGTAGTATGCTTTGCCATCACTTCTAAAACATTTTCTGGTGTCAACTTAACGTAAGGAGCAAGCAGCGGTGGCGAATCGGCGGGCATCATGCCTGCTTTGACGTTGCCTGTATTCTGCACCATGCCCATGGGGTAAGGAAAATCAGGTTCGCCCCAGTAGTAGTCATTTAAACCGATAGTTTTTTGATGTACCGACTCGTTAGGCTCATCTTGCAGAGATACCATTGCGGTTGCCAAGTGTTTCATAAAGTTACGTCCTACTTGGTCGGAACTATTGGCTAGTCCGTTGGCATGGGAATCATTAGCCGAACGGAGTAACAAAGCAGATGAATTGATTGCACCACAGGAAACGACTACCAAATCGGCAGAAAATAAATGTTTTTGCTCGCCAATTTTGGTTTCTACTGCCGTAATCTCTTGTCCAGACTCGCTCGTATGTAGCCTGACTACCTTAGCTCCCGTCAACAAGGTTAAATTAGAATGAGTCTGCGCTGGACGGACGCAGTTAACTTCAGCATCGCCTTTAGCGTGAACCAAACAAGGAAAACCATCGCAGGTATCGCAACGAATACATTCAGATAAAGTTTTATCTACTTCATTGAGTTTTATTGCTACTGGTAAATGAAAAGGATAAAACCCTAACTGGCTGAGTTGGTCTACTATCCTCTGCATAAAAGGTTCTTGGCTAACTGGGGGATAAGGATAGTCAGCTTCGGCGGGTGGTTCGGTGGGGTCTTCTTTTCGTTTTCCGTGAACGTTGAAAAGTTTTTCAGCTTTAGTATAGTAGGGAGCAAAATCTGGGAACTTCAGCGGCCAAGCTGGAGAAATACCGCCTTTATGCTGTACCTCTTCAAAATCCCGCTCTCTTAAAGGCAATAGTGCAGCACCATAAACTTTAGTATTGCCACCTACCCAATAGCAGGTTTGGGGTTTAAAGGTTTTCCCTTCTTTGTTGCACCACTCCTCGTCAGTATAGTAGCGTTGCTTTTGATAGACTTCGGTAGGATTCCAGTTATCTTTTTCACGAGGTAAAAACTCGC
This DNA window, taken from Pleurocapsa sp. FMAR1, encodes the following:
- a CDS encoding GMC family oxidoreductase, whose protein sequence is MSVKDRHYDIIIIGTGAGGGTVAHELAPTGKKILLLERGEFLPREKDNWNPTEVYQKQRYYTDEEWCNKEGKTFKPQTCYWVGGNTKVYGAALLPLRERDFEEVQHKGGISPAWPLKFPDFAPYYTKAEKLFNVHGKRKEDPTEPPAEADYPYPPVSQEPFMQRIVDQLSQLGFYPFHLPVAIKLNEVDKTLSECIRCDTCDGFPCLVHAKGDAEVNCVRPAQTHSNLTLLTGAKVVRLHTSESGQEITAVETKIGEQKHLFSADLVVVSCGAINSSALLLRSANDSHANGLANSSDQVGRNFMKHLATAMVSLQDEPNESVHQKTIGLNDYYWGEPDFPYPMGMVQNTGNVKAGMMPADSPPLLAPYVKLTPENVLEVMAKHTTGWWLQTEDLPVPNNRVQWINGKLHLDYTPNNTEARDRLIYRWTSILKAVERSTKHVIPFGIYPRNYLPLSAVAHQCGTCRFGVDPQTSVLDINCRTHDVDNLYVVDGSFFPSHSGVNPTLTIIANAIRVAEHLKERMGVPDLAGLGEVISRK